Sequence from the Burkholderia stabilis genome:
AGCCGATCCTCGACGCGTTCGAACGCGCGTCGCAGAATGGCAATTGAGCGCATCACCGTAACGGAACTCTCATGGCCATCACCATCCGCAAACTCGATTCGACGAGCGAAGGCTTCGGCGCCGCGCTGCGCGCGGTACTCGCATTCGAGGCGAGCGAAGACGAGGCGATCGAGCAATCGGTCGCGCAGATTCTCGCCGACGTGAAGTCGCGCGGCGACGCCGCGGTGCTCGAGTACACGAACCGTTTCGACCGGCTGAACGCAGGCAGCGTCGCCGCGCTCGAACTGCCGCAGGATGCGCTGCAGACGGCGCTCGACGGCCTCGCGCCGAAAGCGCGCGCGGCGCTGGAAGCGGCCGCGGCGCGCGTGCGGGCGTACCACGAGAAGCAGAAGATCGAGTGCGGCACCCATAGCTGGCAGTACACGGAAAGCGACGGCACGGTGCTCGGCCAGAAGGTCACGCCGCTCGACCGCGTCGGCCTGTACGTGCCGGGCGGCAAGGCCGCGTATCCGTCGTCGGTGCTGATGAACGCGATTCCCGCGCGCGTCGCGGGCGTCGGCGAGATCGTGATGGTCGTGCCGACGCCGGACGGCGTGAAGAACGACCTCGTGCTCGCCGCGGCGCTGCTCGGCGGCGTCGATCGCGTGTTCACGATCGGCGGCGCGCAGGCGGTCGGCGCGCTGGCGTACGGCACGGCGACGGTGCCGGCCGTCGACAAGATCTGCGGGCCCGGCAATGCGTACGTCGCATCGGCGAAGCGCCGCGTGTTCGGCACGGTCGGCATCGACATGATCGCGGGCCCGTCGGAAATCCTCGTGCTGTGCGACGGCACGACCGATCCGAACTGGGTCGCGATGGACCTGTTCTCGCAGGCGGAGCACGACGAACTCGCGCAGTCGATCCTGCTGTGCCCGGACGGCGCGTTCCTCGATCGCGTCGAAAAGGCGATCGACGAGCTGCTGCCGTCGATGCCGCGCCAGGACGTGATCCGCGCGTCGCTCGAAGGCCGCGGCGCGCTGATCAAGGTGCGCGACATGGCCGAGGCATGCCGGATCGCGAACGACATCGCGCCCGAGCACCTCGAGATTTCGGCGCTGGAGCCGCAGCAATGGGGCCAGCAGATCCGCCACGCGGGCGCGATCTTCCTCGGCCGCTACACGAGCGAGAGCCTCGGCGACTACTGCGCGGGCCCGAACCATGTGCTGCCGACGTCGCGCACCGCGCGCTTCTCGTCGCCGCTCGGCGTGTACGACTTCATCAAGCGTTCGAGCGTGATCGAGGTCAGCGCCGAAGGCGCGCAGACGCTCGGCGAGATCGCGTCCGAGCTCGCGTACGGCGAGGGGCTGCAGGCGCACGCGAGGAGCGCCGAGTTCCGGATGAGGGGCTGACCGCACGCGTGATGCGGGACCGGGGCAGGCGCAGACGACGTGCCGGCTCCGGCGGATACCCCGAAGCCGGGGCTGGAGACACGCGCAGGGCGGCAGCCGCCGCCTTGCGGATCATTTGACGCCGGCGCGACGCACGCCGGCTTGAGACCATGACGACGCCACAAGACATCATCCGCCGCGACGTGCTCGCGATGACGAGCTACCCGGTGCCGGACGCAAGCGGGTTCGTGAAGCTCGACGCGATGGAGAACCCGTACCCGCTGCCCGAACCGCTCGCCGAAGCGCTCGGCGAGCGCCTCGCGCAGGTCGCGCTGAACCGCTACCCGGCGCCGCGCCCGGCCGCGCTGCTCGACAAGCTGCGCCACGCGATGGGCGTGCCGGCGGCCTGCGACGTGCTGCTCGGCAACGGGTCGGACGAAATCATCAGCATGATGTCGGTCGCGTGCGCGCAGCCGGGCGCAAAGGTGCTCGCACCGGTGCCGGGCTTCGTGATGTACGAACTGTCCGCGAAGCTCGCGCAGCTCGAATTCGTCGGCGTGCCGTTGAAGGCCGACCTGACGCTCGACGTCGACGCGATGCTCGCGGCGATCGCCGAGCACCGTCCGGCGCTCGTCTATCTCGCCTACCCGAACAACCCGACCGGCACGCTGTACGACGATGCCGACGTCGAACGGATCATCGCGGCCGCGCGCCACAGCCTGATCGTGATCGACGAGGCGTACCAGCCGTTCGCCGAACGCTCGTGGCTGCCGCGCGCCGCCGAATTCGACAACGTCGTCGTGATGCGCACGGTGTCGAAGCTCGGCCTCGCGGGCATCCGTCTCGGTTATCTGGTCGGGCTGCCCGCGTGGCTGACCGAATTCGACAAGGTGCGCCCGCCGTACAACATCAACGTGCTGACCCAGGCGACCGCCGATTTCCTGCTCGACCACCTCGACGTGCTCGACGCGCAGGCGGCCGAACTGCGAGCGGAACGCACGCGCCTTGCCCAGGCCGTGGCCGCGCTGCCGGGCGCGACGGTGTTCCCGAGCGCCGGCAATTTCCTGCTGGTGCGCGTGCCTGAAGCGGCTGCGGTGTTCGACGCGCTGCTCACCGAGCGGGTGCTGGTCAAAAACGTGAGTAAAATGCATCCATTGCTGGCCGAATGCGTGCGGCTGACCGTCGGTTCTCCCGATGAAAACGCCCGCCTGCTGGCCGCCTTGAAACTCGCGCTGCCCGGTTGAGCCCAGGGCGCGGCGGCGCGCGACGATCAATCCCCATTTACATCAGACTCAATCAAGGAATTGCCATGCGTGTGGCGGAAGTCGTTCGCAATACCAGCGAAACGCAGATCCGTGTGAAGCTCGATCTCGACGGCACCGGCCAGCAGAAGCTGGCCACCGGCGTGCCGTTTCTCGACCATATGCTCGACCAGATCGCGCGACACGGTCTGGTCGATCTCGAGGTCGAAGCGCATGGCGATACCCATATCGACGACCACCACACGGTCGAGGATGTCGGCATCACGCTCGGGCAGGCCGTCGCGAAGGCGATCGGCGACCGCAAGGGCATCCGCCGCTACGGCCATTCGTACGTGCCGCTCGACGAGGCGCTGTCGCGCGTCGTGATCGATTTCTCCGGCCGGCCGGGCCTCGAATTCCACGTGCCGTTCACGCGTGCGCGGATCGGCACGTTCGACGTCGACCTGTCGATCGAATTCTTCCGCGGTTTCGTGAACCACGCGGGCGTCACGCTGCACATCGACAACCTGCGCGGGATCAACGCGCACCATCAGCTCGAGACGGTGTTCAAGGCCTTCGGGCGTGCGCTGCGCGCGGCGGTGGAGCTGGACGAGCGTGCGGCGGGGCAGATCCCGTCGACGAAAGGCAGCCTCTGAACTTCCGAACGGACGGACGCTAAGGACAACCTTACGGCCTCGGTGCACAGCGCCGGCTTGCGATGGATCTGCTCAAATCGTTCATTTCGCTGCTTGCGCTGATCAACCCGATCGGCGCGGTGCCGTTCTTCCTGAGCCTGACGGCGCAGCAGACGGACGGCGAGCGGCGGCGCACGATCCGGATCGCGTCGGTGTCGGTGTTCTGCGTGATGACGGTGACGGCGCTGCTCGGGCAGCAGATCATCGACTTCTTCGGTATTTCGGTCGGCTCGCTCGAAGTGGGCGGCGGGATCATCATGCTGCTGATGGCGATCAACATGCTGAACGCGCAGATCGGCAACACGCGATCGACGCCGGAGGAGCGCCACGAGGCCGAGCTGAAGGACAACATCGCGGTCGTGCCGCTGGCGATTCCGCTGCTCACGGGCCCCGGCTCGATCAGCACGGTGATCATCTATGCGGCGAACTCGCATCACTGGTATGAGCGGGCCGGGCTGGTTGCGATCGGCGCGGTCCTGGCTTTTCTGTGTTTCGTCGCGATGCGGCTCGCCGAGCCGATCGCGAACTGGATCGGCCGCACGGGCATCAACATCGCCACGCGGCTGATGGGTCTGATGCTGTCGGCGCTGGCGGTGGAATTCATCGTCAATGGACTGAGGGCGCTACTGCCTGCACTGAGATGAAAACTTCGATTGCGATTGTGGATTATGGGATGGGCAACCTGCGCTCGGTCGCGCAGGCGCTCAAGAAGGCCGAACCGGCCGCCGACGTGGCGATCGTCGACACGCCGGCCGCGATTCGCGCGGCCGACCGCGTCGTGCTGCCCGGCCAGGGCGCGATGCCCGATTGCATGCGCTGCCTCGGCGAATCGGGCCTGCAGGAGGCCGTGATCGAGGCCTCGCGCACGAAGCCGCTGCTCGGCGTGTGCGTCGGCGAGCAGATGCTGTTCGACTGGAGCGCGGAAGGCGACACGAAGGGCCTCGGCCTGCTGCCCGGCAAGGTCGTGCGCTTCGCGCTCGACGGCCAGCTTCAGGACGACGGCTCGCGCTTCAAGGTGCCGCAGATGGGCTGGAACCGCGTGCGTCAGTCGCAGCCGCACCCGCTGTGGGACGGCGTGCCCGACGACGCGTATTTCTACTTCGTGCACAGTTATTACGTGAGCCCGGACAACCCGGTGCATACGGTCGGCGAAACGGCATACGGCGCGCCGTTTACGTCCGCGGTCGCGCGGGATAATCTCTTCGCGACCCAATTCCACCCCGAGAAAAGCGCGGAGGTCGGGTTGCGTCTGTATCGCAACTTCGTACACTGGAAACCGTGAACGTCGCGTGCGTGCCACAGTCGGCGGGCCGGAAAGGCCTGTCGCACGGGGCTTGCCCGCCAAGGCGCCGAAAGAGTTGTACTAAACTAGCGAGGCGGCGCGGCACCGGATTGGCCGGTGCGCGCCGGATTCTTTTCTTTTTCCACGACGATACCCGATTGCTATGTTGCTGATTCCGGCCATCGATCTCAAAGACGGTCAGTGTGTACGCCTGAAACAGGGCGATATGGACCAGGCTACGATTTTCTCCGAGGACCCGGCGGCGATGGCCCGCAAGTGGGTCGATCTCGGCGCCCGGCGGCTCCATCTGGTCGACCTGAACGGCGCATTCGCCGGCAAGCCGAGGAATCTCGAGGCGATCGAGGCGATCCTCGACGAAGTCGGCGATGAAATCCCCGTGCAGCTCGGCGGCGGCATCCGCAGCCTCGAGACGATCGAGAAGTACCTCGACGCGGGCCTGTCCTACGTGATTATCGGCACGGCGGCCGTGAAGGATCCGGGCTTCCTGCAGGACGCGTGCACCGCGTTCGCGGGCAGCATCATCGTCGGGCTGGACGCGAAGGACGGCAAGGTCGCGACCGACGGCTGGAGCAAGCTGACGGGCCACGAAGTGATCGATCTCGCGAAGAAGTTCGAGGACTACGGCGTCGAATCGATCGTCTATACGGACATCGGCCGCGACGGGATGCTGCAGGGCATCAACATCGAGGCGACCGTGAAGCTCGCGCAGGCGGTCGGCATCCCGGTGATCGCGAGCGGCGGCCTGTCGAACCTCGCCGACATCGAGAACCTGTGCGAAGTGGAAGAGCAAGGCGTCGAAGGCGTGATCTGCGGCCGCGCGATCTACTCCGGCGATCTCGATTTCGCGGCCGCGCAAAAACGCGCGGACGAACTGAACGGCGAACTCGACAACGCCTGATCGCGGTTGTCCCCTTCGCCGGGGCTGCCCGTGAGCAGCCCCGACCGGAAGCCTCGCGCGAGGCTTCCGTAACCGGCCGTCCCATCGCGGCCTTTGGCGCAACATCATGGCTCTAGCTAAACGCATCATCCCCTGCCTGGA
This genomic interval carries:
- the hisD gene encoding histidinol dehydrogenase, with the translated sequence MAITIRKLDSTSEGFGAALRAVLAFEASEDEAIEQSVAQILADVKSRGDAAVLEYTNRFDRLNAGSVAALELPQDALQTALDGLAPKARAALEAAAARVRAYHEKQKIECGTHSWQYTESDGTVLGQKVTPLDRVGLYVPGGKAAYPSSVLMNAIPARVAGVGEIVMVVPTPDGVKNDLVLAAALLGGVDRVFTIGGAQAVGALAYGTATVPAVDKICGPGNAYVASAKRRVFGTVGIDMIAGPSEILVLCDGTTDPNWVAMDLFSQAEHDELAQSILLCPDGAFLDRVEKAIDELLPSMPRQDVIRASLEGRGALIKVRDMAEACRIANDIAPEHLEISALEPQQWGQQIRHAGAIFLGRYTSESLGDYCAGPNHVLPTSRTARFSSPLGVYDFIKRSSVIEVSAEGAQTLGEIASELAYGEGLQAHARSAEFRMRG
- the hisC gene encoding histidinol-phosphate transaminase; the encoded protein is MTTPQDIIRRDVLAMTSYPVPDASGFVKLDAMENPYPLPEPLAEALGERLAQVALNRYPAPRPAALLDKLRHAMGVPAACDVLLGNGSDEIISMMSVACAQPGAKVLAPVPGFVMYELSAKLAQLEFVGVPLKADLTLDVDAMLAAIAEHRPALVYLAYPNNPTGTLYDDADVERIIAAARHSLIVIDEAYQPFAERSWLPRAAEFDNVVVMRTVSKLGLAGIRLGYLVGLPAWLTEFDKVRPPYNINVLTQATADFLLDHLDVLDAQAAELRAERTRLAQAVAALPGATVFPSAGNFLLVRVPEAAAVFDALLTERVLVKNVSKMHPLLAECVRLTVGSPDENARLLAALKLALPG
- the hisB gene encoding imidazoleglycerol-phosphate dehydratase HisB, producing the protein MRVAEVVRNTSETQIRVKLDLDGTGQQKLATGVPFLDHMLDQIARHGLVDLEVEAHGDTHIDDHHTVEDVGITLGQAVAKAIGDRKGIRRYGHSYVPLDEALSRVVIDFSGRPGLEFHVPFTRARIGTFDVDLSIEFFRGFVNHAGVTLHIDNLRGINAHHQLETVFKAFGRALRAAVELDERAAGQIPSTKGSL
- a CDS encoding YchE family NAAT transporter, which gives rise to MDLLKSFISLLALINPIGAVPFFLSLTAQQTDGERRRTIRIASVSVFCVMTVTALLGQQIIDFFGISVGSLEVGGGIIMLLMAINMLNAQIGNTRSTPEERHEAELKDNIAVVPLAIPLLTGPGSISTVIIYAANSHHWYERAGLVAIGAVLAFLCFVAMRLAEPIANWIGRTGINIATRLMGLMLSALAVEFIVNGLRALLPALR
- the hisH gene encoding imidazole glycerol phosphate synthase subunit HisH; amino-acid sequence: MKTSIAIVDYGMGNLRSVAQALKKAEPAADVAIVDTPAAIRAADRVVLPGQGAMPDCMRCLGESGLQEAVIEASRTKPLLGVCVGEQMLFDWSAEGDTKGLGLLPGKVVRFALDGQLQDDGSRFKVPQMGWNRVRQSQPHPLWDGVPDDAYFYFVHSYYVSPDNPVHTVGETAYGAPFTSAVARDNLFATQFHPEKSAEVGLRLYRNFVHWKP
- the hisA gene encoding 1-(5-phosphoribosyl)-5-[(5-phosphoribosylamino)methylideneamino]imidazole-4-carboxamide isomerase; translated protein: MLLIPAIDLKDGQCVRLKQGDMDQATIFSEDPAAMARKWVDLGARRLHLVDLNGAFAGKPRNLEAIEAILDEVGDEIPVQLGGGIRSLETIEKYLDAGLSYVIIGTAAVKDPGFLQDACTAFAGSIIVGLDAKDGKVATDGWSKLTGHEVIDLAKKFEDYGVESIVYTDIGRDGMLQGINIEATVKLAQAVGIPVIASGGLSNLADIENLCEVEEQGVEGVICGRAIYSGDLDFAAAQKRADELNGELDNA